From the genome of Balaenoptera ricei isolate mBalRic1 chromosome 13, mBalRic1.hap2, whole genome shotgun sequence:
CGGGCTAACTGTTGCATGTCTGTGTCCAGGGGACCTAGGGGATGAAGAGAAGATGAGGCAGGGGCCCCTGATGTATGTGTGGAGTTGGGTGGAGTCAGGTGTGGCCAGAGGCAACACCTCATCTTGGCTGACACATGGTCAGTATCACCAAGGCTCCACACTGTCACCACTGAGCTCCAGACTCAAATTCCAATGTCCACTGAACATGGTCCCTCTAGACCACCGAATCTACAGATTCACACTACCCTATCACCCCTTCCCCAAGCCCCAGCAGCCAAGTGCAGAGAGATACACCGTCCCTGTGGGAGAAGAAGAGGGAAGTGAACACCCAACTTCCCTGGGGGCTCCAGAGTCAGCCTGCTCCAGCACCAGGCCAACTCCCATGGCCCTAGGTGGCTCTCTGTGGGTTCCCATGAACCCAGGCCTCCAGCTCATCCTGACACCCAGCTCCAGTggtcccagcagccccaggcagTTCCCACAGCCCCAGGCAGCTCCTGGAACTCAAGGCTCCTAGAGGGCCCCTGAGAAGCCAGACCCCTGATCCACTCCAGCACCAGCTGGCTCCCATGGTCTCAGGTGGTTTCCACGGCACCAGGCTCCAGCGAACCCAGGCTTCTGGCACACCCCAGCACTAGCCAACTCCCGTGGCCCTACATGGCTCCTGTAGGTCACAGTGTCTGTGAACCTAGGCTTTAGGTGGGCACTCTCAAACCAGACTCCCAGCTGGTCTAGTGCCAGGATGACTACTGTGGACCCAGGCTTTGTACCCACCCCAGCAACAGGCTGCCTTAGGACTCTAGTGGCAAAACTGCCACGGACATCACCAGATGGCCCACCCAGAATCACTAAAAGAGTTGACTGGTGAAGGGCTCTGCCTACTGAACTCAGTCTATAAAGACTAGAAGAGGCGTCTACTTCCTCAAATGTACAAACACCAACACAAGGCCACAAGGATCATGAATAATCAAGGAAACATGGCACCACtgaaggaaactaatacaactctAATGACTGACCCTAAAGAAATGAGATGTATGAActgcctgacaaagaattcagaataatcctcttaaaAGAAATTCTGTGAACTCTAAGAAAACACGGACAGACACGTAAATGATATtaggaaaacaatgcatgaacaacaagagaagttcaacaaagaaacagaaaccatttgaaaaaaacaaaccaaaatctaaagttgaagaatacaatgactggACTGAAGAATCTGATAGAGTTCAACAGCAGACTCAACCAAGCAGGAAAAATTAGTGAACCAGAAAACAGGGCATTTGAAATTATCTAGTCAgaggagcaaaaaggaaaaagaatgtaaGAGTAAAGAAAGACTACATGAACTAAGGATtaccattaaaagaaacaatctATGTATTATGGAGtcccagagagaaaaaaggaacagaaagcttaaagaaataatagttgagaacttcccaaatctcTGAGAAGAGATTTGCACATCTAAGTTTATGAAGCTAATATTTCAACCCCAAATTATCTTCTCCAAGACACCAGGACTAGATAGTTTCACTGGTAAATTGTCtgttttttatgccaataccataatattttgattactgtagctttgtaatatagtttgaaatcaaggagagTGATGCTAGagagttttgttcttctttctcaagattgctttggctaatgaggttccatacaaattttagaattgtttgttctatttctgtgaaaaatgccattggaaatttgatagggattgcattaaatctgtagattgggttggataatatggacattttaacaatatgaattcttccaatccatgagcatggcaTCTTTCCATTTTGTACCTTCTTCAAACTCTTTCATcaacgtcttatagttttcagtttacaggtcttttacctccttggttaaatttattcctaggtattttattctgtttgatgcaactgtaaatgggactgttaatttctctttctgatacttcaccattagtgtatagaaatgcaactgagtttttacattgttttgtatcctgcaactttactgaatttgtttattagttctaacaattttttggTGAAGTCTCTAGGGTTTCctatatataatatgtcatctgcaaatagagacagttttacctcttcccttccaatttggatgccttttatttttcttgtctaattgctctgactgggacttccaatactatgttgaatagaagtgggaAGAATggcttccttgtcttgttcctgatcttagtggaaaagcttttagcttttcaccattgagtatattAGTTGTGGGCTTGTCAACTTCCTCACAATGTCCAGGGCAGCCCCCTGAAATGTAACCCAGTCACATGGCACTCTAGAGTTTGCTCTGCTCCTGACTATGGTTTCCATTTGCTCTCTGTTGACTGAGTGAGTCCTAGGCTGAGCTCAGAGTGGGTGCTGAGTTGAATATTAGCTGCAAGAATAACTGTATTACATTAAGGAGGGACAGAAGGAGGACTGGGTACTAGAGAGCATGAGGAAGTAGAAACTGCACTGATCATGACCTTGGAGGCAAGGTTTGATCCTGGCTATGCTGCATCTGGACTTTGGTCAGGTTAATCTACCTCTTTGCCCCTAGGGTTCCAAGGGGAATAGACTACTGGATCTCTATCTAAGTTGCTCAGACATCATGCAACAGCTATGTCACCAGCTTCTAATTCCAGCAACCTCAAGCCGAAAATAGAAGCCTCACTCTTAAGAAAGGTGTACAGTGGCATCATGGTAGGATGATGAGAAACCAGACCAAGTACCACAAGATCCCCTACCCTTTAACTTCCATGAGGACGGGGCTCTATCTTATTTATCTCAGCATTCCCCAGTGTTCCAGCACAGTTCAGCATGGGATGGTCAGCATTCAACAATGTCTGTCTGCTCTTCATTCAGCTAACATTCACTGCAGACTGGCTCAGTGGGGTGCTttactaggtgctggggatataaagatgaatagtGCATAATGCCTGCCTTCAAGGCTTTCCTATGCAGAGAGAGAAGTAgagaagtatatatatacaaagataATACAGTGTGATAAGTCCTATCTAACAATTACAAATGCTAACAATTAGATAGCCTTTCACAGTTTGGGATCACTTTTACATGTTTTACCTCATTCAGTCCTACAAACTGCCCTGTGAGACAGGTAGCATCTTCCCCATTTCACATGAAGAAATGAGGTACAGGCCTGGAATTCAAACCCTAATCATCTCTCAGACTCTAACATCTCAGACTTTCTGGCCCCACCCTCAAGTCCAGGCAGCTGCCCACTCTCAATCCATACCTGGTAACTACAgctccctgcccctgccaggACTAACTTTCTTGCAGCCTATATTTCCCTTCAGGAGTGATGGGTCATGATTCAAGGACAAAATATTCTGTGGGTCCTTTCctggaggagacagagaaggctCCTTGCCCAGTCTCCAAAGGGTAACCAGCCGGTTCTGGGGACAGGGATGGCAGTGTTTCACCTACCTGGGGCATAGCTCAGCACCCTCACACTAGGTTCCTCTGCGGCCAGAACCTGGAACATCATGTTACGGGCAGCCTTCCCCGCACAGTACTGTGCCCAGCCCTTGAAGGGCTGCAGAGCACAGAGGGACGAGATATTCACCACAGTCCTACGGAGGCCAGGACTGTCCGGGAAGGCCTTCAGGATGCTGGAAGTCAGGCAGAGCATGGAGGTCAAGTTCAGAGCCCAGTAGTTGTTCACTTCAGCTGGGTCAGCCAGGTCTACGAAGCGTTTGGACACATCTCCAAGACTGCCTGAAAAAACAGACCTTCGGAATCACCCAGTGCAGGCGgggttttctcttctcccagTCCTCTTCAAACTCGTCCAGACACCTCCTTCCCATCCACACCTAAAGGAGGAGTCTCCCTAGTGCTTCTGAAGACGCctctctcttcccagctctgcagACAGGCACACCTGGAGAACCCACTCACCTGAAGCTTCAAAGTGAGAAAGCGCATGCCCTTCTCTGGGGCTGGGGTTCGGGGGAACTCTGGGGGCCATTTGGAGAAGTGGGGGAATTTACTTCTGCTGGGAGACCCCATGCCCTAACTCACGCCTCCGCCAGAGAGCGCTGAGCAAGACGATCAGAAAAGTTCTTGGCGttgaaaggggaaggggggaagaagGGGGAGAGAACGAGCGCCAGACAGCACCAGGTCTCTCTCCACACCCCGCTGAAACTAGGGCTCTCAGGCGTCTTTTCAGACTTCTAGGAGTCACCTTTAAAGTTCTAAGAGGCGGGGGAGGTGAAAGGGAGGGAAAACATAACTGGACGCTAAGCAGTATTCCAAGCGGTCACACGCCGGCGGGCGTCTTACCGGCATTGTTGATAAGCAGCACTCGCTGCAGGCCTTCGGGCCTGGGGAGCTCGCGCAGGGCACCGAGCAGCTGCTGCAAGCCGGCCTCGGTGCTCAGGTCGGCGGTCACCCGCACGAGGCGCAGGCCGGGCCGCTCGGCGCCCAGCTCGGCCTCCAGCTGCCGCAGCGCCTCGTCACTGCGGGCGCTTAGGACCAGCACGGAGCCGGGCGACAGCAGCGGGGCCAGGAGCTGGGCCAGCGTCCGTCCGAAGCCGCGGGAAGCCCCGGTCAGCACGCACAAGGCGCGCCCCAGGCCGCCCACCTCGCCGACGAAGCCCTCCATGCCTCCTACCTCGGCAATCTGGAGCCGCTTCCCAAGACccggcagggggcggggcggggcggccgcGGTGGGAGGGGCCGCGGTGGGAGTAGGAGGAGGCCCCGCCCGGTGCGGGCGGGAACCTAAGGCTTCGGGCAGAGACCAGCCGCCCCTACTTTTCTTTGCAGTTGGCGGTGGAAGTGGAGGTGTCTGCAATCTCCGAGAGAGCGCCAAGGCACTAAACCGGAAGGGCGGGAGGCGCGGCCCCCACCGGAAATCCTACCCCAGTGCGGAGCGCGGGCCTCATCCTTTACCCTGCTAGTCCGTTCAGTCCCCCGCAGGGATGCATTCTCCTCCGAAGTCCAGACCCAACTTCCTTGCATAAGTGACTTCTTCCAGGTCAGGCCATCTTGCTCCTTGCTGGGCCTCCCTGCACGTGGCACATGCCAGTTTAGGGACTGGGGTCCCTACTGGGCTGGGGGAACTCACTGCCCCGGGAGCGACCTTTGGGAGAACACAGTCTCCCCTCCGTCAGATGTAAGAACCTCTTCTCCCTACTTGGCTCTGTGCTCGCACTGATTCCCCTGTCTCTCTGAGATTTCTCACTCCTTCTGTCCCTAAAGGTCTGTATTCCCAGGGACCCTGCACCCACTCATGCTACACTCTTCCTAGTAGGCAATTCCATCTACTCCCACATTCAAATTTTCGCAAATGATCATCTAAGTCTGTACGTCCAGGCCTGTGCTTCAGAAAACGCACATTTCCAGCTTTTttcaaggagagagggaagatggGAAAGTTGGCAGACAGCCCCAGATCTCCTTTAAAAAGGAGTCTCTTAAGAGATTAGCAAGGGCAGCAAGCAATCTCCATAGCGCAGCCCAAGTCCTCACAGTGCTGTTCCCTGTCCTGGGGACAGACCGCAAAATTGCCTTTCAAGGCTCCTAGCAAAATGCATTTTGCTCCCTTGTTCTTCGGGCTGTCATTGTAAACACCAGAACAATTTGGGGGAAGCTCTTCACTTTCCACTTAGGGACCTTTACCACAAACTTTTTGTAAAATGTACAGCCCAGACTGTACATCACTGTGGAACATATTCTAAGAACAAATGAAACTGCAAAATTTAGTAGATTATTTGTTAACATAGCATAGCATtattctgaaactattttatgtaaaatacGACAAAGAAAACAAGTAATTATGCTAACTGATGTTAGGAGCCAAGATTTTCAGTGTTAGAGAAAAGAGACCAAGAATGAATTCAGGGAAGTTAAGGGAACAATCTCTAAGTTGTTTGAATTGGAAGCCAGAAAATTGTAGAATTTACTGCAattacttttaccattttctctCCTGATGTGTTGGTTCTCCAATACCTACtgtaacagagaaaaacaaacctgactccatattgaatcttcctttagctctaacttttgtcttctgtttgttgcctgtgcttttgtcatgctggctctgcaccttttgtaaaagaatgtcgCCTATAGCCTGAAACATACAGGATTGCCCATTCTCAAGACTCTGACCTTTAAAGCTATATCACTCTTattcatatagaaataaaaagttgcagaacagagaataacatttgtcttgttggaggtttatagaaACATTTAGACCAGACCTACTGGACACCTACAAGGACAAAGGATtccagcaccaagaagtttgcaacaaccagccacacccctcgccccttttagtataaatgaaacctgaattctaactctggtaagatggttctttgggacactagtccaccatcttctcagtctgctgccttttttcttcttaatttatttttatttattatttttggccttgttgggtcttcgttgctgcatgtgggctttctctagttgtggcgagtaggggctactcttcgttgcggtgcgtgggcttctcattgcaatggcttctcttgttgcggagcatgggctctaggcatgtgggcttcagtagttgcagaatgcgggattcagtagttgtggcatgcaggttcagtTGTTGTGACTCacagctctagagtgcaggctcagtagttgtggagcacgggcttagttgctctgcagcatgggggaatcttccggaccagggcttgaacccgtgttccctgcattggcaggtggattcttaaccactgtgccaccaggaacgcaccctctgctggctttctgaataaagtcgctattccttgctcCAACACCTCTACTCTCAATTCATTGGCCTTTTGCGCAGGGAGCAGCGTgtgcttggactcggtaacactaTGGCAATCCTTTTTAAGAGTTCTCCCTACAACAGTGGTAGAGATTAAAGTGGTGCCGGATTAAGTCTAcagttgtgttttgtttggccaatagggctttcttttttcttttaaaatttgaggtGACATTTCTAAAGTGGAAGATTTTACATAGTATCAGAATTCCAGCTTCTTTTGAGTAATAGGAATGTCTGGCAAACTGGGTTCTGATTGAGGTAAGCAATAGTGCCTCTTGGAAAGGAGACTGTGCTCCAGTTTGCCAAGATATTCATCATTCATGGGTGTAGGCATTTTTGTTTCCCACTAATGATACATAGCTGAATTCTTACCCAGTGGTGATGGTCAAAACATTTAACAGCCAGGGCATTGTGCTGGATTGTGGAGAGGTGGGTCTCAGGAGAGGTGAGTAGGCTTTTGATGTTTTAACACAAGTAGGACTATGTATACCTGTATATCATTTGAAGCTTTCCTGCTTTTCACTTATCTATTAAGGATGGAAGATACAGATTTTAAATTTGATTGCTCCAAAGCTAAACTCTCCTGTACTGGCCCAATGGCCtactctttaaataaattttaatagcttttcCCTGCTCTCAGGCCTCAGAATATAGGTTGGTGAAAGCACAATCCCATCCATTCATTGATTTGGCATTTATTGAATTTCTACCTTGTGCCAGGCTTTGAAGAAAGGAGGGAACAGTGAAGGGATGGCTAAAAGTCAAACCTAGCCTCTTCTAAGCCTAGCTGCTTCTAGGAGGAACCATTTGGAAATAGCACGCGAAGAGAGTGTGGTTTGCCTTGACTGGGAGAGAGCctggaaaatttttcttttctgagaaagATGATTATCTGCCGTACACCTCCTCCCACTGTCAGTCTTATTTCAAGTAATATTTCAGTAATTTGTGAATCATATTTCAGGGGCAACACAGCCCATAGAATTCATTTAACAGTAGCACAGTGGTTTCCAGATTTGTCTACACATTGGAGTCACTGGGGAACTTCAAAACACTGATGCTTCTGTCCCACAGGCCTGGATTTGGgaattttttattcaatttatttaaactaaaaaaacaaacaaacaaacaaaacaaacccagttcacccatttctcccacatccaccccccgcctcttgcaaccaccaatctgttctctgtatctctcagcttggtttttgagttttgttttgttttgttattagagtccacatataaaagagatcatattgtatttgtctttgtctgactaatttcacttagtataatgccctcgaggtccatccatgttgttgaaaatggcaagatttcattctttttttttatagctgaatgatatgccactgtatatatatgccacaattTTTGAATCCATccttggacacttaggttgtttccatatcttgactattgtaaataatgctgcaatgaacacaggggtgcatatatcttttcaaattagtatttttgttttcattggataaatacccagaagtggaattgctggatcatatggtagttctatttttaatttttttgaggaacctctatactgttttctgtagtggttgcaccaatttgtattcccacgaacagtgcacaagtgttcccttttctccacatcatcaccaacacatgtttcttatctttttgataatagcaattctaacaggtatgaagtgatatctcattgtggttttgatttgcatttccctgatgattagtgatgttgagcatcttttcatgtgtctgttttccacctgtatgtcttctttggaaaaatgtctattcatatcttctgtccattttttaattggattgtttggttttttgcttctGAGTTGTATGATAGTTTGttttagccccttatcagatatatgatttgcaattatttctctcattcagtgggtttgcctttttgttttgttgatggtttcctttgctgtgtggaagcttttttgtttgataccatctcacttgtttatttttgcttttgttccttttgcTTTTGATGTCAGATTCAaacaatcattgccaagaccaatgtcaaggagcatagagcttatgttttcttttagagatcttatggtttcaggtcttacattcaagtctttaatccattttgagttcagtttttgtgtatggtgtaagatagtggttcagtttcactcttttgcatgtggctgtccaactttcccaacaccaattattgaagagactgtcctttccctgttGTGTATTTTTGGCCCCTTTGCATAAATTAATTAACCAAATttatgggtttatatctgggctttctgttctgttccatttatctgtgggtctgtttttatgccaatactatactgtttCAATGATGATAGCTTtgtgatatagtttgaaatcaggaagcatgatgacttcagctttgttgttttttctcaagaattttctctagaaatttttaaaatctctccagGTGACTCTAATGTGCAAACACGTTTGTGAACTACTGCAATAGCAATTggcagtaacatttttttttaagggtacaAATGCCTGAAAGGtaagaaatatgttaaaataaatttaaaagcctaAACCTGATAAAGGCCTTTAGAAGAAAAATTAGTGAAATTTGAATAAGATCTGTAGGTTAGTTACTGATATTGTATCATTTCCTGATTTTGACCATTGAACTAttgttatgtaagagaatgtccttcTTTTT
Proteins encoded in this window:
- the SPR gene encoding sepiapterin reductase → MEGFVGEVGGLGRALCVLTGASRGFGRTLAQLLAPLLSPGSVLVLSARSDEALRQLEAELGAERPGLRLVRVTADLSTEAGLQQLLGALRELPRPEGLQRVLLINNAGSLGDVSKRFVDLADPAEVNNYWALNLTSMLCLTSSILKAFPDSPGLRRTVVNISSLCALQPFKGWAQYCAGKAARNMMFQVLAAEEPSVRVLSYAPGPLDTDMQQLARETSVDPDVRKRLQELKTKGELVDCRISAQKLLNLLQKDKFKSGAHVDFYDE